In Vicia villosa cultivar HV-30 ecotype Madison, WI unplaced genomic scaffold, Vvil1.0 ctg.000027F_1_1_2_unsc, whole genome shotgun sequence, the DNA window CTCGTTTTTTTCTTTCGTTCTTTCACTCTTCTTGAGAGTGTGTTTAGACTCGAGTGTATTCACTTGAGTTATCCGATCCAATATTACAATACTAGTAACCAAGCCAGTATCTACAACCTAAATGGGCTGGTCCAAGTATTTCAAGTTTTTGTCACATTGTTTTGATGTAAATTTCCGTTAAGCAGGTCCGCAATTTTTGATCGGCAACCTGATATTAGAATGTTTCCAAATTGACCAAACTTTATCATACTGCAGGAGATTACTGCAGACTCTTCAATTGAATTGCCAGACGTATGTGTTGCAAAACAACTAATGAGGAGCCATGTACGTAACCTCGTAGACACATTGAACCCAAAAGAAAGAAAGGTAATTAGATTGAGATTTGGTATTGAAGATGGCTATGAGAAGTCTCTGTCAGACATTGGCAAAGTGTTGGGTGTGTGTAAGCAAAGGGTCAGACAGATAGAGGGCACAGGATTAAACAAGCTCAAGCAGTGCCTTGTTGATCAACAGCTTGATGCATATGTAGAATTGATTGTATAGATCATCAATAGCATATATACACAAAGGCTGTGCAATTATATTATTGATTATCATATGTATAAAATTTTGGATTATGAATATTTGATCATTTAGATATTCACAAGTAtatatttagtagaaaatattaTAAGTTATTTGAAAAAAGGTGATATAGTGAAATATCAATTGCTTTTTGAGTTATATAGATTTATATATTTGATATATGTgagtattttaaatttaattgtagATTTAATTATTCTGTTTGGAGAAACTTATCTAGTGACATAATTTTTGTGAaactattttaaaacaatttatgGCAACAATTTATTACATGTTTATAAGGtggtattttaataaattattttattttttattggaaaaattattggaaaaaatttattattaaaatacaaataaattgattttctttttatcttatcttttgttataatttttattttatttttgtaaagtGTTATAGAAATAATTTATACATAAATACTTATATGGTAAtaatgcttatatatatatatatatatatatatatatatatatatatatatatatatatatatatatatatatatatatatatatatatttgaatttgtttaaaGAACATTGTCCTCTATGGAGAAATGAAACTTTTAGGGTGTTTGTTCAAAGTTTAAGAATTACATTTTTAGGAATAATTTTTAGAAAATGGTTATGCTGTTTGttaaaagtttgaaaaaaatttattccTAGACATAAAGGTTCCAAGAATGTTAATTTCTATGAAATTttacatgatttttttattaaaaaatataactaccattttttttaggaatatcaaataatatgtcaaacatattttattaaaaaattctaGAATCAaactttcttatttttattctcAGATAACCTATTCCTGAGAATCTCTTTCGAATCCTTAAACCAAACACATCCTTTGTCCTCTAAAGCTGGGTTGCATTTAGATCTcttaaaatttttttacacttATAAGGAGGAATATATTgttatttttgtgattatatCTCCATCCCTTAAAAACTTTTTACACTTATAAGGAGaatatattgttattttttttttatatctccAAATCTTCTTTCATTTCCTATACTATTACATATAAAATATGTGGTAGAGTTTGAGCTATCTTCAATAAAAAAGTATACAAGACTCGTCTAATTTTTTATAGGGTAATGAAATGACACATGCACAAGCAAGAAAGCATGAATTATGTCCTTTTGATACTTAATTTGACAAAAGCTACACACATGTGAGTACTAGTAGAACTTAAAACGACATAATGATGTCACAAGAATGGTACACGTGGGTGCAAATAGTATCAATGTTTTGTTTATTACCTTGTACTTTATCTTTAACCATATTTAGGACATAAATTATCATCCTTAAAGAGGAAATGTATCCATCTTTTCAAACCAATAGATTAGAAAGCTCATATTAGTTAGATTGGAGGCCCCTCATTAAAGATGTATCCTCAAACCTAATAAAGGCTATTCAACTTCAAATCAAGCTAAACAATAAACACATGATAGGTCCTATGAAGAAGACATCTAACTAATTAAGTACTAGTACTAATTACCATCACCATACAAAAACAAATCCTCCACTTTTGTATCTCACTTTCTTATCAAGTTCACCCCTCCATTATCTCTTTAGCAAAAACATTAGATTCCTTCATTGGGGGTATGGTTATCAACTTGTGTCCACATTCACCAAACTCTTCCaactttacttttttttttctttctattttaaatataaataaaaagttaaaatatatttaatttaaacttaaattaaatacattttgacaattatttatatttaaaatcgaAAGAAGTATCGTTTCAAAAATATGTATAATGCAAAACCTAAATATATAATTTACATATCGTCTAAAATCTAAATATAGATTACTagagtaaaatatataatttttctcTCTTAAACGAATAATTTATACTcaatttatcatgtaaaatcatctgtaaaagaaattaaatttatacATTTGATTTTACAAAACAACTGATTTTAAATTGTtagaataatattaaaaaaatgttttcgaCATTGTAAAATTGGCTATAAAAGAGGAGCATATCCATCCAAATGAACCTATAATTGAGTTAATCAAACATAAAATTTCTCACTCTTTTTAACTTGATGTTCTCAAATAAGTAGAAGAAGAATCTTAAAATGTCCAAAAGATGAAACAATTGAACAAGCATTAGACAACATTATGTTGAAAGTGTGACTAATGACCCGGACAATACATGATCAAGGAAATTTCATGTCATTGTTTCCACACACAAACAATAATGCAGCTAGCAAGAAGAAAAAGTTAAACTCAATTATGCTTATATCAACTAGATTTTAATAACAAAAAACAATTCTTAAGGGGTCAAGTAGGTACCATAAATATGTAGTTTCCACTATCTCTGTCTATCTTATTGCACATTCGAGGCATTCACATTTCATGGGCCACTAGTTGTATCCCTCTAAGTAAGACATTGGTTAGAAAATGAAACATTGGTGTAGCTTTTAATCCCataattcttactcactcttcaAATATGGTAATATTATAACTTTTTTAATCTCTAATTTGGTCAAGAGATTTTATATACAAGGATAAACCTTGTAAACTTTTGAAGATTTTGTGTAAGTCAGTCATTCTTCAATTTAGACGAAAAAAAACAAAGAGTCATATTTAGTCTCGGAcgcaataaatatattataagagcCGTCTTATATTTTTAGAAGTATTAAGTTAAACACAGTTTACTCGTGTTAAAAGAGATATAAACTCTAATTAATTATAGTTTAATCGTAACAATATTTTTCAGCCAcaatttaattatgttttaaccTTGATAAATTCTGAATTCTTGCACGCCTTTAAGACAACCCTGTTTATTATGAAGTCTTATTTAGCCACAATTTAACTGATCGATAAATGAGGGGGTAGAGCTTACTGCAGTGGTTTTAAGCTTTCGATGTGGTGGAGAGGAGATTGACTGCAAGATTAACACTTCAATGCTCAAATCAATAAGAGAGTAAAAATGATGTGGAAAtgagaaaaaaattgaatatataaaaaatgatGTGCTTTTCCTCTTTAATAGGAGAAGCAATTGTCAGTGGGTTGAAACGTGGATTACGATCAATTGTCAGCTTGATTTGAACGGCCAACAAAATTCCCTTAAGTGATTTCGTCTGCTTCTAAAAAGAAGAAGACCTATCTATTTTATGCGCTTCTACCGTTTTCACTTTATCATTGAACCTGTTGTCTTTGGGCTTTGTAGACTTTACATATCAACATATAACAAAATTTAATACAATTTGATAGAATAGTAGTACAATGAGAATTTCTTTTTCTAACTTACCCCAAAAAATACAGCATAGGAAGAAATTAAATTAGTACTATTTAGGAGtggtaaattaaaaaaatatagcaaCCTAGGCCCATTCTACTTTGATATGGTTCTGACAACTGGTGATTTTCAATAGTAACAGTCCATACTTGATTTAGAAGAGTACCACCATAGATAAAAAATCTCTTCATTGCTATATATATAAACACCTATATAGTGCAACCTGAAGCTACCATAGATTCACTGCTATATGGTGCCATATCAGGAATTTCCAGTTCCACAACAAAAACATCATTCATGGCAGTGaaagaaatcaacaaaacaaGGATCCAAAATAGCACTACCactcaacaacaacaccaacaagaACAAGAAGGGTGCGATCCTTGCAAATCTTTTGGCCAAAAATGCAGTCACTTGGTCAAGAAACAGCGTGCAAAATTCTACATTCTTCGCCGGTGTATCGCGATGCTGTTATGCTATCATGAACGTTCTGAGCACTGAGAAATTCAAGGAAGCTTCAACAAGTTAGGAGATTCATGGAATTGTGATATTATTGTCTTTTATAAGGTTGTAACATAAATTAAGAAGGTACTATGTTATATGTTATTACTATAGTTTTTGTTATAGGGTTTGCATTGTTGTAAATTAAATTACTACATATGCAGATGCTAAAATGTGAATGAGATTAGATCTGTTTCAATTTTCAGAATTATTAAATAGATCTTCTTTTTCAGATGCTTACATTATGTTTCTGAATTACTTACATTAATGTCATTTCTTTGTctgcaaaaagaaaaaaataaaaaaaaaaaaatcttatcttTGTACTATATAGAATTATGtgcataaattaattaattaatttttctttttattctcaCAAAGATCTCTTCCTCTCAAGAACTATCTTACTAGTAATTAATTTGTGTTCTATATGTTtatcttttgctttttttattggtgatttgattttttttcttcttatgttTAATTCGCATGGATAATAATAAATAgtaatttgaaatatttttttaattaataatttggattttttttgaagTTTGACATCTAACTTAATAAACGATTAATAGGAGACCAATCCAACTGTCTACTAATAGGAGACCAAATTCATAACGATTAAACTGTTTCATTATAAAAATTGTTGGTACCGGAATGATTCCAAATTATTTATACATGATTCCAAATTtagaatttaaaatattattaagtttcttaaactttaatttatttttttttacattattgTAAGTATGCATAAATAAATTTACTTTAATTTAAGATTTTTTCGGAAGAAACCATGTGGGTACTGAAATTGTCCTTCCCTTGGTCCTGCCAAACTTTTGAATGAtaagaaaaattaattaaaaaatattttttttcctaCATGTTGAAGGAGGCAAAAAGCAGAAAGGTTGAAAAGAAGAGTACTCCTATAATATCAagtgtttaaaataatattagtacACATAAGAGAAtacttatttaataataaatagatATGATGATTTGGTTAGTAATAAAACATGAGAATATGTTTAGTCAATTTTCATGACAATGGTTGTTGTGCTAAGGAAACATGAGACAGGATCAAGCTTCAATTTGAATTTACTTTCCaattattttcttataatattatGTCTTTAAATACCTAACATATTCTTGGTTAAATGTTTCTATTCAACCAACAAGTAAAGTTCAAATTAATGTACAACATAAACTCTATACACATCTATTAAATATTAATTCacttttaatttttagaaaaaacACTAGACAATATTTGTCACCAAATAAAGACAAGATTTAAAGTTAGGAATAGTAGTATTAAAGATTTATTAGTTTTATTTGATTTCCGTGAGTGAAATAATGTTAAGAAATATCTTTCACTAGTATAGTCTGGTTCGGAGGTCAGTTCTAACATCAAATGAGTTTAGTTCTCTCTCAATTGCAGTTGTGAGAATCGAACCGTAATCCTCTCTACTAAGTTCAGTGCCAATAACATTGAATTTTTTTATCTATTGTAATTCTTCTTATGCGcgaattttttttacacaaataaaaaaaaaagaagcatatGGTTAGTAAAAATGAGTGATCATAAGAGAAAAGAAGAAGTTAATTTTGTGTGGTTGCTTTCTCTAAATCATCAGTAGCTTTTCATTATTGGACAAGAGAACCACTATTCATCTTCACACGCATTGAAAGCGAaactttttgaaagaagtttcgTTATTATTAACATTAAATGTGATGATTTGGTTAAAGCATAGAAAGAAAAGACATGGTAGGTAGTAATTAAAGAAGATGATAATAGAGTGAGTGAAGTGTGGTGGTGGGGTGAAAGAAGAGGAGACAGCAGGAATCGTaatgaaaagaaaaggtgagatgTGGGTCATATGGACAGCCCTTCTGTTCAGCTGACTTGACCCTCGTGCGGCCCTCTTCTGCGTGGCCTCACACTCACCTTGCTCCTTTTCTTAACCTTTATTTTGGTCCCACCAATTTTTCAACTTCTA includes these proteins:
- the LOC131622256 gene encoding small polypeptide DEVIL 16, encoding MAVKEINKTRIQNSTTTQQQHQQEQEGCDPCKSFGQKCSHLVKKQRAKFYILRRCIAMLLCYHERSEH